The proteins below come from a single Miscanthus floridulus cultivar M001 chromosome 1, ASM1932011v1, whole genome shotgun sequence genomic window:
- the LOC136469720 gene encoding subtilisin-like protease SBT1.7, whose product MQRHGEVCMIFAVAAAALLAAAPGAAGREDRQTYIVHMSHSAMPSDFVEHEEWYAASLQAVSDAATVLYTYNTLLHGYSARLTRAEAAALESQPGVLVVNPEVRYELHTTRTWEFLGLDGTDALFPQSGTGTDVIVGVLDTGVWPERPSYDDTGFGPVPAAWKGKCEDGNDFNSSACNKKLVGARFFLTGYEAAKGPVDTSKESRSPRDNDGHGTHTSSTAAGGAVQGADLLGYAAGTAKGMAPRARVATYKVCWVGGCFSSDILKAMEVAVTDGVDVLSLSLGGGTAEYYRDSVAVGAFSAMEKGIFVSCSAGNAGPGAATLSNGAPWITTVGAGTIDRDFPAYVMLGNGKNYTGVSLYSGKPLPTTPVPFIYAGNASNSSMGQLCMSGSLIPEKVAGKIVLCDRGTNARVQKGFVVKDAGGAGMVLANTAANGEELVADAHILPGSGVGEKAGDAMRDYAMSDPKATATIVFAGTKVGIKPSPVVAAFSSRGPNTVTSSILKPDIIAPGVNILAAWSGSVGPSGLPGDSRRVGFNIISGTSMSCPHVSGLAALLRAAHPEWSPAAIRSALMTTAYNEYPGGNGILDVATGRPATPLDMGAGHVDPAKAVDPGLVYDITAADYVDFLCANNYEPAQIAALTRQHPSEGCSANRTYTVTALNYPSFSVAFPAAGGTVKHTRTVTNVGQPGTYKVTASAAAAGSTPVTVSVEPSTLSFSKAGEKQSYTVSFTAGGMPSGTNGFGRLVWSSDHHVVASPIAATWT is encoded by the coding sequence ATGCAGCGCCATGGCGAGGTATGCATGATCTTTGCTGTGGCCGCCGCCGCTCTCTTGGCGGCGGCCCCGGGCGCGGCTGGTCGGGAGGATCGGCAGACCTACATCGTCCACATGTCCCATTCCGCCATGCCGAGTGATTTCGTGGAGCATGAGGAATGGTACGCCGCGTCGCTTCAGGCGGTGTCGGATGCCGCCACCGTGCTGTACACCTACAACACCCTCCTCCACGGCTACTCGGCGCGGCTGACGCGCGCGGAGGCCGCGGCGCTGGAGTCGCAGCCCGGCGTGCTCGTCGTCAACCCGGAGGTGCGGTACGAGCTGCACACCACCCGGACGTGGGAGTTCCTGGGTCTGGACGGCACGGACGCGCTGTTCCCGCAGTCGGGCACCGGGACCGACGTCATCGTCGGGGTGCTCGACACCGGCGTGTGGCCGGAGAGGCCGAGCTACGACGACACGGGCTTCGGCCCCGTGCCGGCGGCCTGGAAGGGCAAGTGCGAGGACGGCAACGACTTCAACTCCTCCGCGTGCAACAAGAAGCTCGTCGGCGCGAGGTTCTTCCTGACGGGCTACGAGGCGGCCAAGGGCCCCGTGGACACGTCCAAGGAATCCCGGTCGCCGAGGGACAACGACGGCCACGGGACGCATACGTCGAGCACCGCGGCGGGCGGCGCCGTCCAGGGCGCGGACCTGCTCGGCTACGCCGCCGGCACAGCCAAGGGCATGGCGCCCCGCGCTCGCGTCGCGACGTACAAGGTGTGCTGGGTCGGCGGGTGTTTCAGCTCCGACATCCTCAAGGCCATGGAGGTCGCGGTGACGGACGGCGTCGAcgtgctctccctctccctcggcgGCGGCACGGCGGAGTACTACCGTGACAGCGTCGCGGTGGGCGCTTTCAGCGCCATGGAGAAGGGGATCTTCGTGTCCTGCTCCGCTGGCAATGCCGGTCCGGGCGCCGCGACGCTGTCGAACGGGGCGCCGTGGATCACCACCGTGGGCGCTGGGACCATCGACCGCGACTTCCCCGCCTACGTCATGCTCGGCAACGGCAAGAACTACACGGGCGTGTCCCTCTACAGCGGCAAGCCTCTGCCTACCACGCCGGTGCCTTTCATCTACGCGGGGAACGCGTCCAACAGCAGCATGGGCCAGCTCTGCATGTCCGGCAGCCTGATCCCAGAGAAGGTGGCCGGCAAGATCGTGCTCTGCGACCGCGGCACCAACGCCAGGGTCCAGAAGGGCTTCGTCGTCAAAGACGCCGGCGGCGCTGGCATGGTTCTCGCCAACACCGCCGCCAACGGCGAGGAGCTCGTCGCTGACGCGCACATTCTCCCAGGCTCCGGCGTGGGTGAGAAAGCCGGCGACGCCATGAGGGACTACGCCATGTCGGATCCGAAGGCGACGGCCACCATTGTGTTCGCCGGCACGAAGGTTGGCATCAAGCCGTCTCCCGTCGTTGCGGCCTTCTCCTCCAGGGGCCCCAACACTGTGACGTCGAGCATCCTGAAGCCGGACATCATCGCGCCCGGCGTGAACATTCTGGCGGCGTGGTCTGGGTCCGTCGGCCCCTCGGGTCTCCCCGGCGACAGCCGCCGCGTGGGCTTCAACATCATCTCCGGCACGTCCATGTCATGCCCGCATGTGAGCGGGCTTGCGGCGCTGCTCCGCGCGGCGCACCCGGAGTGGAGCCCGGCAGCCATCCGGTCGGCGCTGATGACGACGGCGTACAACGAGTACCCCGGCGGCAACGGCATCCTGGACGTGGCCACTGGCCGGCCGGCCACGCCGCTGGACATGGGCGCCGGCCACGTCGACCCGGCGAAGGCCGTCGACCCGGGGCTGGTGTACGACATCACAGCGGCGGACTacgtcgacttcctctgcgccaacAACTACGAGCCGGCGCAGATCGCGGCGCTCACCAGGCAGCACCCGTCCGAGGGGTGCAGCGCCAACCGCACGTACACGGTGACCGCGCTCAACTACCCGTCCTTCTCCGTGGCGTTCCCGGCCGCGGGCGGCACGGTGAAGCACACCCGCACGGTGACCAACGTCGGGCAGCCTGGGACGTACAAGGTgaccgccagcgccgccgccgccggcagcacCCCGGTGACGGTGTCCGTGGAGCCGTCGACGCTGAGCTTCAGCAAGGCCGGCGAGAAGCAGAGCTACACGGTGAGCTTCACGGCGGGCGGGATGCCGTCGGGCACCAACGGGTTCGGCCGGCTTGTCTGGTCCAGCGACCACCACGTGGTCGCCAGCCCGATCGCGGCGACATGGACCTAA